One Micromonospora sp. WMMD812 genomic window carries:
- a CDS encoding carbohydrate ABC transporter permease — protein MDRDRVETVSLRWLRRLVIAGFLLVTVFPFYYMLVLSVRPIERLLLDPGALVVGLGELTVATYAEVLKATDDGGQGFLTFIRNSGLVALAATLLTLVVSIPGAYAVSRLRFFGRRQVDFLFLAVYLFPSIVIAIPLFVVFTRAGLRGSLIGLVLVYISQTLPVSVYMLKNYFETIPLSLEESAAIDGAGRLGIIRRVSLPLAAPSIMAVALYDFMIAWNEFLFALLFLVDKPNRWTVSLGLAQLADGVEVPKTVLMAGSVILTLPIVLLFFAGERLLTEGLTSGAEKG, from the coding sequence ATGGACCGCGACCGCGTCGAGACGGTGAGCCTGCGCTGGCTGCGCCGCCTGGTGATCGCCGGGTTCCTGCTGGTCACCGTCTTCCCCTTCTACTACATGCTGGTGCTCTCGGTCCGCCCGATCGAACGGCTGCTGCTCGACCCCGGCGCGCTGGTGGTCGGTCTCGGCGAGCTGACCGTGGCCACGTACGCCGAGGTCCTGAAGGCCACCGACGACGGCGGCCAGGGCTTCCTCACCTTCATCCGCAACAGTGGGCTGGTCGCCCTCGCGGCGACCCTGCTCACCCTGGTGGTGTCGATCCCCGGCGCGTACGCGGTCTCCCGGCTGCGCTTCTTCGGTCGGCGCCAGGTGGACTTCCTGTTCCTGGCGGTCTACCTCTTCCCGTCGATCGTGATCGCGATCCCGCTCTTCGTGGTCTTCACGCGGGCGGGGCTGCGCGGCTCGCTCATCGGGCTGGTGCTGGTCTACATCTCGCAGACCCTGCCGGTCTCGGTGTACATGCTCAAGAACTACTTCGAGACCATCCCGCTCAGCCTGGAGGAGTCCGCCGCCATCGACGGCGCCGGCCGGCTCGGCATCATCCGCCGGGTCAGCCTGCCGCTCGCCGCCCCGTCGATCATGGCAGTCGCCCTCTACGACTTCATGATCGCCTGGAACGAGTTCCTGTTCGCCCTGCTCTTCCTCGTCGACAAGCCCAACCGCTGGACGGTGTCGCTCGGGCTGGCTCAGCTCGCCGACGGGGTCGAGGTGCCCAAGACGGTCCTGATGGCCGGCTCGGTCATCCTCACCCTCCCCATCGTGCTGCTCTTCTTCGCCGGCGAACGGCTGCTCACCGAGGGCCTGACCAGCGGCGCGGAGAAGG